The window AAACCCTTTCAGGAGTAATCCGTAGAATACATAGAAGATAGATAGACAAGATGGCCAGCCTTATGGGAAAGTACGCTGCGTTTTTGACTAGGAGGCCCGTGTTGGGGAACATGATCTCTTCAGCCGTGAGTGGAATTCGCAGGATGAGTGTTGCcaggcaaagaaaaaacGTCGTAGAGGGATGCATCAAACACATAGATCATAACGCTTACCTATACCACCGTTCAGGTTCTTTTCGCGACTGGCGATGTTATCGCCCAGCAGCTCattgagaagaaaggagcCGACCATGATTTGCCACGCACAGCGTAAGTGCCATACATATCAACAGTTCAACAGTTGAGGGATCTTGACGCTCATCTTGCGATGCATCCAGTCGTATCGTCACCTGGGGTGGTCTTATCTTTGCTCCAACTGTGAATTTGTGGTTCAGGACCCTCGAGCGGATCCCGATCCGATCTCGGTGGCCAGCCACCTTTACCCGAGTCGGCCTTGACCAGTTTGGTTTCGCGCCTGTCGTTCTATCCGGTAtgcttcctttttcccGGCCCATACTTGCCATAGAAAATAATTTATCGATGTTATAGGGTTCTTTACTGCAATGACCTTCATGGAGGGCAAGGACTTCAACGCTGCCAAAATTAAGTGGCACGAGGTAAGTTCATATCTGCCAACCGTTGCAGGCTGACGAACTGACCGGCCGTTATTCAGTCCTTCGTTCCCACTTTGCAGGCGAACTGGATGCTGTATgtatcttttttttcaagTTGGGAAGATAACGACTGACAAGGATTTAGTttcatccccttccaaaTGCTCAACATGGTAAGAAGCCATAACAAGCCCAGTTTATTTCTCTGCTGACGTCAGTTTACCTAACTATCTTGAACTCGTTCAACAGGGCGTAAGTATAACTTGGAAATCCATCCGGCGCTATGGCTGATCGTCACTTGCTTCTGTAGCTTATTCCTCTTCAATACCGACTTCTTGCCGTCAATGCTGTCAATATCCCCTGGAATgctttcctctccctccaaaatgccaagggcaagaagatcgaGGAAAAGATCGAGGAAAGCCATGTTGCTATCCCCAAGAAGGAATACGCGTAATGATGATATTAGAATACACCTTAATAAGCGAGGTGTTTTGTACATAATGACGGAATGGATCCATGCATTGTAAACCATCCTTGGGCGTTAGTGAAAGTCAAAGGCATAGCGTCTGATTAACGTCTCTTTTTAGGAAATGTATCAGCTAACGGTAGAAACATATACATATAGCACAACAAGATGAGTCTAATCAAAAGTGATTTTCTGTCCTGCACCCTCCACAATCGCAACATTCTCTCTTTTAGCCATGGCCAACGCCGCACCGGGTCGAGGTCGTCCGCTAGTCTCCCATTTCCTACCACGCTTATCGCCCAAATCTTCAGTAATGTTTTCGCCCGATttgtcatcaacatcagACCCTCCCAGGTGCTTGTTGTACTtttccttcgtcttctcctttggcCTGGCAGCACCACTGCGCTTAGCTGCTTCTTCGGAAGCAAACTGCAAGATGTATTAGTACCGCTGAGTATAGTAAGTTAAGAGGAGTAGCTCACTTCAAGGTTTAGTCTTCGCCCATTAAAAAAGTGGTTCTTCCTGTTGCCAAGAGAGAATTTGGCGTGTCTAGCAGAGATGAAGTCAAGGAACGCAAATCTATAAGTGCGTGTCAGCATTGTCCCCGTCAAGTGTATTGACACTTACCCCTTACACCTTCCAGTATCCTCAAACGCAGCCAGCCTAACCTTCTTTAAAccgctcttcttgccaccTCTTGCACCAATCTCTTCGGCACCCTCCTCGTCTACAATTTCCCTCTCAGGAGCGTTGCCCTCAATGAGATCACGTAAAGCTTCTTCCGTGGCATCGAACGGAAGGTTACCCATATACAAAGTTGAAGTTTCTGGTcgctttgaagaagaccCTATGTCTTGTGCCTTAGTTGAGAGGGGCTTGGGTGTACGAGCGTTGGCAGTGGCGCTATGGTCATCACCCTTTTTGATGAGAAGGCGGCGGCCCTCGAAGTTGCGTTCGCTCAATTGAACACCAAGCTCCTGGAGCTCAGAGGTAGCAAAGTCAACATAGGCGAAGCTACAGAATATTAGCCTTGATCTGCgaagggggaaaaggtGAATGGGCTCACCCCTTGTTCTCGGAGAACCCAGCTTTATTGCTTTTCTTCGGCAAATTGACTCTTGTGACGCTCCCATCTCCCTTGCCTCCGAGCTCCGTTACACCTTTTTCCAAAAATTCCTTTAGTCCTTCAGGTGTGGTCTTGAAGGCCAAATTTCCAATCCACACCGAATTTTGCCTTTTGCCTGAACCAGAGACGTCTTTTTCACCCTCCTTACCTTCCCCAGATTGTGCGTTTGGTTTGGTAACCTTTTCGTAATCTCTAGCCTTGGGAGTATAGGGTAAGACGTCCCCACGTTTAGCCTTCTTGCGTGCCGCACGAAGTTCAGCTTTGGAAAGAGGTGCAGGTGCTGAGACGTCGATCTCGAGCTCTTCACCCTCGGCAGCAACCTCTcgctttcgcttctttgTCTCGGGAAACGTAGGTTCCCCTTCAACAATAGGAgccgcctcttcctctccctcttctgcttTGCTCTCCTCGGATCTGGGCTCTGGAACATTTTCCGCAAATTTGGCAGCCTTCTTTGCAGCTTTTTTGGCGTCTCTTTTTGCCTGTTCTTCAGGAGTCCTCTCGGACTTGGGTGCACGGACCTTGGTGCTCGATTTGGAGTCTTTGGACATGTTTGCGGTCTGACGTAGACTTTCCCACAAATTTGTAAACACACCTCTGTAACGGTCTCAatccctcttcaacattTAAGAGTGTTCAGAAATTCTGGGACAAAATGACAAATCGAGACGTGGAATATTTCTGGACGCGGCAAGCATTTGCTCGTCGGTCGTTCACTGCGTGAATTTGAGCAAGTTCATGATACAGTTCCATCTGCATACCTGATCACCATTTGAATAAAGGTAATAGAGGAGCTACAAGACACAATGGTACGCAACGTATGTGGGCGGGTAGTCATGCGCTTACTCCTTCAAGGCCGCAAACATCTCACTTCAGCCGACATCTATGCGCGATGTCACAAAGATGGAACGTATCGGTATGTCTCGTCTCTGCTCTGCTTCTATGTTCCATGTATGGCTGACAGATCCTGCGCAGGTGTTCACTCCCACATCCACGGTCTCGGTCTTGACTCCAACCTTGAACCTCGTGCGTCATCACAAGGGATGATCGGTCAAGGAAAGGCGCGAAAAGCTGCAGGGGTAATTTTGAAGATGGttcaagaaggaagaatagCGGGCAGGGCGATCTTGATGGCTGGTCCTCCCAGCACAGGTAAAACAGCTCTTGCCATGGGTACGTAATAAGATCGGGTTGGAAAGCAAAGGCTAAAGGGTGTTTAGCCATGACACAGACATTGGGGAGCGACGTGCCATTTGTGATGCTCACGGCTTCCGAAGTGTTTTCTCTCGAGGTCGGTTCGCCACTGTGAGAGAGAATATAGCTGAATTATCCGTAGATCTCGAAAACGGAGTCGTTGACTCAAGCGTTCCGAAGAGCTATTGGTGTGAGGATaaaggaagagacagaGTTGATTGAGGGTGAAGTGGTGGAGATCCAAGTGGATAGGAGCGTTACTGGTGTAAGTCGGCTGCACAGACGGATATGGCGCATCTGATCTCTCTATCCTAATTTACATAGGCTACAAAAACCGGTCGATTGACCCTCAAGACAACCGACATGGAAACTGTGTATGACCTTGGGTCGAAAATGATCGATCAGctgcaaaaagaaaaagtttTGGCCGGTGACGTTGTTAGCATTGACAAAGCCAGCGGAAGGATTTCCAAGCTAGGAAGGAGTTTCGGGAGAGCAAAGGACTACGATGCCATGGGAGCGGACGTAAGTCTAAGATGACATAATCT of the Cryptococcus tetragattii IND107 chromosome 2, whole genome shotgun sequence genome contains:
- a CDS encoding protein SYM1; this translates as MASLMGKYAAFLTRRPVLGNMISSAVLFATGDVIAQQLIEKKGADHDLPRTARIVTWGGLIFAPTVNLWFRTLERIPIRSRWPATFTRVGLDQFGFAPVVLSGFFTAMTFMEGKDFNAAKIKWHESFVPTLQANWMLFIPFQMLNMLIPLQYRLLAVNAVNIPWNAFLSLQNAKGKKIEEKIEESHVAIPKKEYA